cgaacccaacctacacgtgtgcggcaagGATGAAGCGCAAAGggaagtatataaactaaaagaagaacctgAAACGGGGATCgggaaaaaagaggaaaagaggaGGAcgaagaaatagagagaaagaagagagaagaaagtaagaagGGAAAGTGGTATTATTCACcgaagaaaaatatttgtgagacCGACCCTGTACCTGAAACTGGTTTAAGGGAAATCTTGGAGGGAAATGCTatagttaacctagttctttacacccacgctctaaaaattgtattgtctgggccttttacgtgtgaacccaatactgttaggttcgtcaccaaatcgtgtccttacaattacaATAAAGATATCGTTGCAATAACTTGATCCAaattattttggtaaattatttgcaataaaatttgtgaaGGCTGGTACTAAGTTCTTATGATTAAAAACACATGATATTGTGCATGACTATGTTCTTGTAATGGCTGCTCTAACACAAGTTATTCCTCTACCCACTTCTGTGGAGATAGTGGAAGTGTTGGCAGCAAGAAGGGCTGTGATCTTCGCCTTAGAACTTGGATTTGATCAGGTCATCCTTGAGGGCGACTCAGCAATTGCAATCCAAGCTATGAATTCTGATGACTACTCGGCAGCTCCCTTTGGGCATATAATTACTGATATTAAGTCCTTTTCTCCCAGCTTTAGGTCCTTGGTCTTCTGCCATACTCGTAGATTGGGAAACAAAGTAGCCCATAGACTTGCTAGGGAAGCTTGtaatttctcttctcctttttgtacttggatAGAAGAAGTACCTGTAAGCTCCTATGCAGAATACTCTGCAGAAATTATTAATACATAGCCCTCCCCTGCTTTGCTGGGAAGgtttttctccaaaaataaaaaataaaaaatatgcacTCAAGAAAGATATGTCCACCTGCATTACTGACTCTCTCTAGTCATGTATGCACAACAATAAACTTGACAAAGcttcaaaaaaatcattaaatcacaaaaaaaaaaaaagaataaatttggtAGGAAAATGTTAtagagttacaaattttttgacAACATTAATTTAGAATATTTACTTGGATAAAAATGCTACAATATATcacaataatttaatataacaaattttaagtgcaATAATATCAGTGGTATGTTCGATTAAAACCAGTAAATCAGTAACAATTTATTATCAAAGATTTCTCTTCCTCCCCTCCTTAACTTCGACAATTAGAGTTATTAACGgtataaaaactaaattaacgTTAACTTTGGTACTAGCTAGGTTAAATTGTTGTTAGTTTTAAATGACGTGTCAAATGCTAAACGTTCAGAAATTCTGATTTTATGAGTATTTCCGATTGCTCTCTCTTCAGTCTTCTTCACCTTCGCAGAAGTTGCAAAAGTAGTAAGCAGAATCGGGAAGCTACTGCGAGGTGAGTGTTTGTTGATTGTTTCTTTGTGTCCTAACAAGTTACTATGAGAGACTTTGGTATTGGGAGTTATAAATTTTGTGGTTTTACTATAACTTGTTCAATTTTTGTTAGGCTGTAAGTTGTATGCAATGTGTTTGAAGAAATGACTATGAGAAACTTTGGTAGTGAAAATTTATAGTtgtagcctttttttttctttagtagaAGCATAGGGTATGATTTTTGTACCAGGAACAAAGCCCTGtgaaaacaaaaggaagaagattttttttttttaattcaatgaaaagaatggaatcttGTCCTCATATCAAACATTTTGTTCTGAAGCATTCACACTCTTCCTCACTCAACTTATGCACCTTCAACCCTAGAATGAGTAAAAGGAATGCAAACCAGCATCTACAGATGCAACCCAACAAAACTCAACCCAAATCATAAACCAGTCAAAGCTCCAACACCTTgcaccaccaccagtccaccAGCAACAAATTAACTACCGCTAATCTATGTGGATTGGaccttgagagagagagagagagtgcaaTACTGCAATTGAATAAacagctgatttttttttttttaacaatagcAATTAATTGTACCCTCAACAATAATAATGAGGTAATGTTCAAAGTTCATACGCTACTTCTCTATGCTAGTTTGAGGAGGTTGATGCACTGCAGATTTGTGTGGGTTTATCTATTTTCTTCCCCAAATGCTAGTTTAACTGGCATGATGGGAATGCACTAGTTTGTGAAATCAATCatagtaaaaataattaaaaataaaataaaataaaaaacccgaCCCACTGAATTTTCTGccgcttctctctctctctctctttgtgcaCCGTCAAACCCCCATAGCCATCATTCTCAAGCTCAACTTCTCAACTACATTGGTTGATGGAACTGCCATCACTTTAAGCTCGTTCTACTTCCAGGTGCTAATCTGCctctatctctttctcatttgtttcctttgtttggttgctcagAAACCACAGGAAAATCAATAAGAAAAGCTTCCAAACTTTGCTTATGGTGGTAATTTTAAAGGGTTTACATTCTCTTTGTTATTAATAATGGTGTGCCAATTGAAGTGCCTTGAATTTGAAAGagttttatgcgttattttttTAAGTCCGATTCCATCTGTGGCTTTTTTCAATTCCAAGCATTCAAGGTCTGAAAACTCACTGGAAGCTTAGACTGCTGATAGGCATTGTGATGTCCATTGGGCCCCTTTCTTTTAGGGAAGCTTCTACAAGTTGAAATGCTAGTTTGtagaagggttttttttttaccatgaaTTATATTAAGGTGACTTTTGCCATTATAGAAACTTTATAGCTTAATGTTATGTGTAACAAACATCAATGTGTGTTTTTAATAAGTCAATTTCAGTTTATGTTATAATTGGTTTGATAAAATTTCCATTTTGACACTACAAAATGTGATTTCAATGCAGTCTGCTTCAGCAAATCGTGAACAAGATCAGTCTCTCTCAATGATAGTGAAACGAATAGCACCCACTAAACCCATCATAAACCTCATCtatcatcaccaccaccaccaccttcaTCTATTAGGCACCAACCATACTCACACACCACAACCTTCCAAGCCCATTACCACCATTTTGCCACCTAACCCGGATCACCTACTCCGAGTCTGCACCATCCTCTACCAGCAACAAGACTCACCAGACCCAAGACTTCACTCCAAGCTCCACGCTTGCCAGTCACAAATCAACCAAGACAACCACCTCACCCTTGAGTTCTTCCTCCAAGTCTGCAACAAGTTCCCTTACTCATGGCGACCTGTCTACCGCTTCTTTCAATACACAGAAGCCAATTCACATTCACATTTCACTCACACCTCTGTCTCCTTCAACAAGTTGCTTGACGTGATTGGCAAATCACGCAACATTGAGCTTTTCTGGGAGCTTCTCCATGAGATGGGACGACGTCGTCTTGTCAATGAGAAGACTTTTAGGATTGCTCTCAACACCTTGGCAGCAGCGAGGGAGTTGAAAAGGTGTGTGGAATTTTTTCACTCTATGAATGCATGTGGGTATGAGTATAGCTTGGAGACTTTGAATAAGGTGGTTGAGACTTTGTGTGGGAATGGACTTGTTGAGGAGGCCAAGTTTGTTGTGTCCAAGTTGAAAGAATGGATAAAGCCAAGTGGGGTTACTTATAAGTGTTTGATACAGGGTTTTTGTGATGTGGGTGATTTGGTTGAGGCTTCAAAGGTTTGGAATTTGATGGTGGATGAGGGGTTCCAGCCTGATATTGATGCGGTTGAGAAAATGATGGAATCCCTCTTCAAGATTAATAGGTATGATGAGGCATTGAAGTTATTTCAGATGATGAGGACAAAGAGAATTGATGATTTGGGTCTTTCAACTTATAGGCTTGTGATTGAGTGGATGTGCAAAAGGGGTAAGATTGCACAAGCGTACATGTTGTTTGAAGAAATGCGTGAGAGAGGGGCTCAGGCTGATAATCTAACATTGGGATCGCTTATATATGGGCTTTTGGCGAGAGGGAGAGTTAGAGAGGCTTATAGGATTGTGGAAGGGATTGAGAAACCGGATATCAATGTGTACCATGGGTTGATAAAAGGACTTTTGAAGTTAAGAAGGGCAAGTGAAGCAACACAAGTGTTTAGAGAGATGATAAAGAGAGGGTGTGAGCCGACAATGCATACCTACATAATGTTATTGCAAGGGCATCTAGGGAAGAGAGGGAGGAAGGGAACTGACCCACTTGtgaattttgaaactatttttgttGGTGGTTTGGTTAAGGCGGGAAAGTCTTTAGAAGCCACAAAGTATGTGGAGAGGAGTTTAAGGAAAGGGCTTGAGGTTCCCAGATTTGATTACAATAAGTTTTTGAAGTATTATTCAAATGAGGAGGGTGTTGTTATGTTTGAGGATGTGGcaaagaaattgagagaggtaGGGTCAGTTGATTTGGCAGATATATTTGAGAGGTATGGGCAGAGAATGGCTACGAGagacagaagaagaaacagAGCAGTGGGACTTTGAGAACTGATTTAATGAAGAATTTGTAGATAATAATTTGCTCCCAGGAGGTTATATGACAAACAAGAAAGGAAGTTGATGgattgaaaattaattaatcaggAACATTTCTCTCTCTGCTTCCAGGTCCCCAAAATTTTCTCCCTTTGATTGTACTATTTTGAGGCGCAAAGGATGTgatcttacaaatatattaaGTGTAAGAGATGATCACTGTAGTAGAAGATTTGGTAATCCCTAATTGCTGAGCTAAAGCTTACTTATATTCTATGCATGCACACATATTGATGACTTTTAAACTCAAAATCATTTACTTGGAGCAAATTGCTATTGCCTTCCTAGGAGCATAAGGGTGTGCTTTGTACTGCTCCTGAGATATTAGAGTTGGTTGGTAGTGCAGTTGCAAGACCATCTTGCATATTGATGAGCAGGATGGGGAGGAAAAAGTAAAGTCTGTTTCGCTGTCAATTTTCATCCAACTCATGGCAAATAGATGATAATGGAAGTGATATCCAATATGAAAAAGTTGTCTGCAAATGGAAGGTCAGGTTAGTTgcaaaatttcacttttttatgATTTCCTTTGTTATGTTTGTAGTTCTATAATTGCTCTTCAAGACCTTATGCTGTTATCTATAGAATGGTTTCATTGTTATAGTTAGCCTTTGAGAAGATGCTTCTTCCTACTACATATTACcactatttaataaaaacttCTGTCATGTTCGATTATCACAACATGGA
This genomic stretch from Quercus lobata isolate SW786 chromosome 3, ValleyOak3.0 Primary Assembly, whole genome shotgun sequence harbors:
- the LOC115978683 gene encoding putative pentatricopeptide repeat-containing protein At1g26500, producing MIVKRIAPTKPIINLIYHHHHHHLHLLGTNHTHTPQPSKPITTILPPNPDHLLRVCTILYQQQDSPDPRLHSKLHACQSQINQDNHLTLEFFLQVCNKFPYSWRPVYRFFQYTEANSHSHFTHTSVSFNKLLDVIGKSRNIELFWELLHEMGRRRLVNEKTFRIALNTLAAARELKRCVEFFHSMNACGYEYSLETLNKVVETLCGNGLVEEAKFVVSKLKEWIKPSGVTYKCLIQGFCDVGDLVEASKVWNLMVDEGFQPDIDAVEKMMESLFKINRYDEALKLFQMMRTKRIDDLGLSTYRLVIEWMCKRGKIAQAYMLFEEMRERGAQADNLTLGSLIYGLLARGRVREAYRIVEGIEKPDINVYHGLIKGLLKLRRASEATQVFREMIKRGCEPTMHTYIMLLQGHLGKRGRKGTDPLVNFETIFVGGLVKAGKSLEATKYVERSLRKGLEVPRFDYNKFLKYYSNEEGVVMFEDVAKKLREVGSVDLADIFERYGQRMATRDRRRNRAVGL